The Streptomyces sp. A2-16 sequence AAGGGACATCTGTGTCAGTGAAAGTGCGACACGCCCGACCGCGTGGGTCGGCGGAAGTCGAGGGGACACCGAGTTCCAGAGCTGTAAGAGACAGGACTACGGAGTAGCCATGGCGGGACAGAAGATCCGCATCCGGCTCAAGGCCTACGACCACGAGGTCATCGACTCCTCGGCGAAGAAGATCGTCGAGACGGTGACGCGTACTGGTGCGTCGGTCGCGGGCCCGGTGCCGCTGCCCACTGAGAAGAACGTGTACTGCGTCATCAAGTCGCCGCACAAGTACAAGGACTCGCGCGAGCACTTCGAGATGCGCACGCACAAGCGCCTGATCGACATCCTCGACCCGACCCCCAAGACCGTTGACTCTCTGATGCGACTCGACCTCCCGGCCGGTGTCGACATCGAGATCAAGCTCTGAGGCCGGTGATCTGAAC is a genomic window containing:
- the rpsJ gene encoding 30S ribosomal protein S10; the protein is MAGQKIRIRLKAYDHEVIDSSAKKIVETVTRTGASVAGPVPLPTEKNVYCVIKSPHKYKDSREHFEMRTHKRLIDILDPTPKTVDSLMRLDLPAGVDIEIKL